The DNA segment TTATTATTCATTCGTCCTGTAATGTTTATTTCTTTTATATGTTTATTAGCAATTTGGTCAACTGAAACTTATTTACAACAAATCAGTTCATTTAATAAATTTTGTTATCCATTACTTACCCTCTTTTTAGCAACGAATCTTATATACTCCTATCGGAGTAAAACTAACATTGAAGTAGTCACTTGCTTGTTTTTTATATTGTTCATGACTTATTTTGTTGTTGATTATTACTACATATTTATATATCTGGAAGTGATAGGTGAGAGCTCTCATTACAACTTATCTTCCTTGAGCCAGTGGTTGCCAATAGCCTATATCGGTGCTTTCCTATTTTTAAAAAAATATAATGCTTTAAAATTTTCACTGGTTTTTGCTCTATGTTTATTTCTGCCTGAACTATTATGCTTTGATAACGTATATAATCACTCACCGATCGCACATAGCTTAACCTTAAATTTAATGCTCTCACACCCTGTTTATATTTGTTTATTATGGGGAGTTAGTCATTTAAAAATGATGAGCTACCACGATAGAAACAACGCAAATCTCATGTATAAATTATCAAAAATAGATAGTTTGACTAAGGTTTCAAACCGTCGTGGCATTAATGAAAGTTTGAGAAAAATGTTAAGCGAATATAAACGTGGCTCAACCCAATTTAGTGTTGTTCTTTTTGATATAGACCATTTTAAATCAATAAACGATCAATTCGGCCACTTGGCAGGCGATGAAGTGTTAATAGCAATTGCCGATTCGATTAAAAGTGAACTTAGATTATTTGATGAGCTGGGGCGTTGGGGCGGTGAGGAATTTATTGCGATTTTAAGACACAATAACTACCACTTAGTCAGTGAAATTACAGAGCGCCTAAGGATAGCGATTAGCTCATTATGTTTTGAGAGTATTCCTCAAAAAATTACTGCTAGCTTCGGAGTTGTTCATTGTAAGGCTGAAATCAGTGAAAAAAATGACCAAAAAGCCATTGAGCTATTAATTGCTCAGGCTGACAAGGCTCTTTATAAAGCCAAAAATACTGGTCGTAATAAAGTGGTAATTGCTTAAGGCTTTAAAGTGGAAATTGAATGAGCTTCAATCTGAATAGGCAAAACTAATAATCGCCAAACTTACCAACTGACGGAAAACAACTCATTTGAGTAACTCGGTCCAATAAGATAGGCTGTAATGAGCGATAAGCGGAAGTTAACAGGGAATAATTAATATGGACTGGAGAGCATTAGATATATTCAAAGGAATTGATTTAAACGATTCTCTTGTTATAGATTGGTCTCTTGAAAACAACCGCTTAAAGTTCGATTTGATTGCTAGTATTTGGCCAGAATCCGACTTTTATTATCCCCCTAAAAAAGATGAATACACTTGCTATCGGAATGCATTAATTTCATTTGAAAATATAACTTCCATTACTGGCTTACTATCTAAGGAATCCGTCAAACCATCAACAGATGCTGATGGTTCAATTGATTATGGAAACATAGATACATTAACCGTATTAGAAGATAAGTTTGAGTTGATTGGTGATTTTGGTAAAGTTGAAATCAACGGTGGAGCTTTAAAATTTGAAGTTTTGGAATGAGCGAACAACAGCGAGTCAATAAAGGAATGTTTTGTCTTTTACTAAGTTAATGAATATTTGGGTTGTAAGTCTTCTTCTCTTGAGTGGTGTTGCTTATATACTAACTAGTGATAACCCCATAACCATTCATTCTACAGCTTTCAATTGTGAAGCTGATATTTGTAAATATAGTTACCAAATAACGAACACTACAACAAAAATACATACAGGTTTCGTTTATATTCATTTACGTAAACATCTCCCGACCATGGCGAATACACCTAAAGATTTAGGGTATATCGATATTCCGTTTAGTCTTGCTCCTGAAAGTACGAAGGATTTTGAAGGTACTTACGAATCAGATAACGAACTGATTGCTTACTTTAGGCTTTCAAGTGAAGAGCCGTAAATCATCGTCAACTTGACCTTAACTAATTGAAAAGGTTAAGGTCTGTTTAGAGCGAGGAACAGCCGTTGGCAATTTAATTAGGAGGTGAGTTTATGGCCTTGCCTTATATCCCATAAAAAATACAAGCTTACTAAAATACCACCTATCAAAACAATACACATATAGGTAAGCCAAAAAGTCCCGTTGGTCAGTGGTAGTTCATCTATAAGTGTTGGTGTACTTTCTTTGATAGCTACCCAAACTTGCATATCTACAATTAAAGATAATGCCGCACTGCCTACAGAAATTAAATACAAGGTGCTGACTACGAAAGCCTGAAATCGTGTAAGCTTCGCCCCAACAACGAACGCGGTAACTAAGAAACCAAACGTAAAAGTGATATAAATAGTAAAGCTTGTTAATGCGTTATTAGCATATAACGCAATGAGTTCAAGTGCTTCAGCATCTGTCATGGATTATCTCTCATCATATCACTACAACTATTGTAGCATCTCCTCCCAAATAGGTGCTGAGACTAATTGCACATCTAAGCAATCTATCGTAATGTAATCAAAAGTCCATCGACAGGTTTGAGCGAACAGCAGACAGTGGTATTAAAACTTCTCCACACAATC comes from the Thalassotalea nanhaiensis genome and includes:
- a CDS encoding GGDEF domain-containing protein translates to MKNSKLTRGYFPVNLSVKTICKNILNLGKPPLNHRDITRQQSVYFSQSFLLFIRPVMFISFICLLAIWSTETYLQQISSFNKFCYPLLTLFLATNLIYSYRSKTNIEVVTCLFFILFMTYFVVDYYYIFIYLEVIGESSHYNLSSLSQWLPIAYIGAFLFLKKYNALKFSLVFALCLFLPELLCFDNVYNHSPIAHSLTLNLMLSHPVYICLLWGVSHLKMMSYHDRNNANLMYKLSKIDSLTKVSNRRGINESLRKMLSEYKRGSTQFSVVLFDIDHFKSINDQFGHLAGDEVLIAIADSIKSELRLFDELGRWGGEEFIAILRHNNYHLVSEITERLRIAISSLCFESIPQKITASFGVVHCKAEISEKNDQKAIELLIAQADKALYKAKNTGRNKVVIA